Part of the Hevea brasiliensis isolate MT/VB/25A 57/8 chromosome 16, ASM3005281v1, whole genome shotgun sequence genome is shown below.
CAAAACAATTTAAGAATCTCAAGTAAAGAACTGTCTAGAGAAATTTTAAGGATCTTCATATTGTTAACTTAGGCAACCCCTTTTTAAGACCCACAGCCTAGGGTAACTTAAAAACTTTAAATTTCAATCAATCAAAGGTGCACTTGATTTTCAATCATATTCATGAAAATgaaataactaaattcaaagctgaACATTATAGTAAAGAGAGACATGAAGATATTAGGACAGTAACATTATATAAGTGCTGTATAAAATAATCAACTATATAATTTTACAATTgcataaccaaaaaaaaaaaaaaagaacggtAAAATCTTGACCAATACTATTACTAAGGTTAAAATCAAATGCTTAAGAGAGGTATAGATTACATTCTAACCTCAGCATTAAGACAAAAACTGGAACACTCTGTTCAAATAATAGCAGACTTTATCAATTCTGACTCAGTGGGACGCCAGTTTGTCTTGCGAACACAAAGCAGTCCTTCACTATCTTTAGAGTAAATCATTCGAATTTCCCAGTTCATAGACTTAGCCATACTCTCAATCTCACCTATGATTTCAACATGGTCGCGCACAATCAGCTTTCCTTCTGGCCTCAAGATCCTATCCACTTCTGCCATTACTGGAACTAAGTTACACCTGTTACCAGGAAATCAGGTAGCAGCAAGTCAGAGGAATTACTGGGGATCTCTTTCTTGAGAATGAAACACTAATAACCACAATATAAGATGATCAAACCTCTTCTTGAGACTGGAGAATAGATGATCAGCATGGAGAAGATCGTAGGTTCTAGGATAAGTATTGAACGATTCACACCAATCATGATACATCCCAAATAAACCACGCTCATAGATTATTGGAAGTGTGTCTGGAGAATCAATTGGTACAACATTCATAACCCAAACTTTCAAGTCCTTGAGCGCCGCAGCAAACCTAAAAATAATTACCAAATGCATAAGAAAAACATTGACATATGGCTATTTGCTTCTCACGTACTAGAAGCTATCACTAAAATAACATTAAAGCACTATAGGACAATCCTTCTCATTTAACTGTCACGAAATACATGCCAGCCCATTGTCCCAGTAGAAACCATAAGTTTTTTCGATAGGTAGAAACCACAAGTTATGTCAGAGGAAGTATCATCCCATTTATCTGTGCTCCCCATCGGAATGAAaaatcacacacacacaaatAGACTCACACAAGCCTTATGGTTCAATTTTACAGGATCATCCATAAACACAAAAAGAACTATCAAAAAGCAGATTCTCCACTTAATAGATAGAAGCATACAACAAAAATAATGAAGTTTTAGCTTGCTCTGAGAAAGGAAACTAGGTCCACTCTAGATAGTAAGCTAATAGCTTTATAACTATAAAAGAAGAATAATAAAAATTGTTAAATTGCTTACCCTCCATATACAGCTCTCATGTCCATGATATTTCTCACAGAAGACCAGTCAATTCCCATCCCATTCAAATATGACTGGGACACAACATTTTTCCAGTGCTTGTAGTCAGCAGCAAAATCCTCTGGAGCAGCTTTACCATAAACTCCAACTTGAGAGTTCAGCCAGTAAGGAGGTTTCTCTAATCTTTGTGGCCATTTCTCAGGCCATTGATACCCACGCTCTGATGCATCAACAGGCACTTTATGCATGCATGCCTCAAGTGGCACATTCCTGAAGTAAAACTCCCATAATGATTTCCAAGGAGATTGTATTAAGaaatcatgaaaattctagcattTCTACATTGTAGAGAAGTCCAAATTAACAACatagaaatttaattttgaagTACACGTCATAACCATGCTTTAACAACTCCAGTGCTCTGTTATCTTTTCTCCCCACTACCAGAACAATCATAAATACTTGTATTTGTTCTCATAATGATGTTTCAATTTCTAAAATGCAGATATAAAAAAACTTGCGAAAGCAAAATTTGCTTCTAGAATTTCAAAATTGTCAGTCAAGTCCACCTCCCAATGAATAGTGCAAAAGAGAATTTTTTTACTAACTTTAAGCAAATTGTTCAAATTACTTGTAATAATCAATACcaccaataaaaaaaataacaaacaAATGCAAATAGCATCAATTAAGCATGCCAGAAAATGGACAAATGTAAATTACCAAAATATTTAACTCTATTTGTTTGCCAAAAATTAAAGCAAATGACTATTAGTATTTCCTTGAAAAGACAAAAATAGTAATTTAGAAAGATCCCTTCTTCTCAGAACTTCATTATTTATTGTTTCCAGTACATTTCCCTTATTTTATCattgatatatatataaactgTGATCCCCACATAGATAGACAACAGTCCTGTGTGAAAGTGAATATAATAAAAATTCAGACATATTCATCATGTCAACTAATTTAGATTCTTtccattatatattttatttgagTTGTTCATCATTTTTCTGACCAGGCTCACGCCaaccaaaaaaaaattatcaagtcCATGGAATGAAGAAAAAGTACCAAGCTGCATTTGGATCATCAGATTCTTTGCACAGTGGCGGCTCATTTTGGGTTCTCTTATTATAACATTCATTGGATGTTGGCTTTCTAAATATTGCTGCACCAACACCATTTAGTTTGTCCTTTTTAATCACCATGAGATCCCAGCACATTGACTTTGTGAGTTGAGACATTGCTGCAACAATTACCACCAGAAAATGAAAAATACACCACATTAAGAACAATCCAAAGATGCATCCCTCTTGGAAGGATTATAAATACAGACAGAAACTTCTACCTTTCCAAATGCCAACATCTTCTGGAAGTTTTTGATAAACAGGAGTGGCAGACCAGACAAAGTAACCACCAGGTCGCAACACACGATTGAGCTCTAAAAGAAATTTACCTCCTGAAAGATAACTCAAATTTATCTCAAAACTAGAAAAGAGAATACACTGAAATGTTTATTCAACCATAATAGATGTAAACATTACCTTCAATATGCCAAGGGACCCTACAGCGTGCACAGTGGACGATATCAAAAACAGAACTGGGAAATGGTAGTCTCTTAGTGCCCATAACAGCCAACATGGCAGGGATTCCCCGCTCAAGTGCAAACTGCACTTGGGCTTCATGCTCATCCTTGGGTGCAAACGACATTGCAAGAACATCTCTTTCAAAAAGATAACCTCCAAAGCTTGCCACCCCACACCCAACATCCAATATCACACGGCTTCTTTTTCCCCAAGCAATATCAGGAAGAGACTGCATGTTGACACAAATATCTATTACATGTATATCCTTTTGTTTGTATTAACAACTCTagtcaaaatgtcaaattcttaacaAATATTttcttaagatgttaagaatatgaagAATACATATACAAGATCAACTGAAGGTGTTGGCAAAGAAACAATATTTTTTCATGCACAAAATGCTCCCTTGTTCTCCACAAAAATTTACATACAATatatacacacgcaagtaatatatataattaaggcATGACATTAGAAAAAAGGTTTTCAATTttatgaaagagagaaaaaaaattattagttgtTTCTTTAGGCTATAGAATCCACAACACTAGCAAAGTCTGTAGAATTGCTAGTTGTTTGCACAAGGCAATGGAAGGAGCCAAGAATACAGAAAGAAAATGGTAAAAACTCACTTCCTCTATGAAATCAATGTAATGAAGAGCACCATGCTTAAACTGAGTTCCACCACCAGGAAAAGTAAGATATTCACCAGTAACCTTAACCCAATTCTGGTGCCCCTTAACCACTGCAAGCTTGGTATGGGGAACATTATAGTACCATATCTGCATCATGAACCAATAATCATTTCAACCAAAGTGAACCAGCAGCTTTGCATTGACCAAGTGGATAAGTGTTTACCTTTTCCCTGCTTTTAGGCCACTTAACTGAACGTCTATATCCCTCAGGTATAGGAACCAGACATGTGGGAGCTTCTTCAGGGCAATGCCTCTCACGATGTTCATAATGCTTTGTGCTTGGAAGCCTTCTGATAATTTGCCAATTGTCAAGGCAAGGAATGTAGTCTGGACCAGCAGTGGCATTACAGAGCTTCCAGGTATGAGCAAATCGGTCCTCAGAAATTGTAGATTGTTGTGATTGCTTTTCATTCTGTGACTCTACCGCTTGAGTCGACCAAGCACCATTTTGAGCATCAGTTTCATTTAAAATTTCAGACTGGGAACCAGTAGGGAAAACCTCATCTGAAGCCTGGTTTTTT
Proteins encoded:
- the LOC110632364 gene encoding probable methyltransferase PMT24 codes for the protein MAMGKYSRVDGRKSSGYCSTIVVVVFVAFCLVGVWMLMSSSVVPVHDSNLSSQETVNEVKGTGIESNSKQFEDSSGDLPEDAMKKDGNTIYSQSENKSDTQDDQSENALETGIIVEGKKEEKVETEGTDMKIESKNKEENQDGKTESQEGPKEEAENDGGENTGDGETRQTQAEGGEMKKSEQTESEEASGENKSESDEGGMNLDMGDSLDENRREEKDGSQVEQSASENNVESQEKNQASDEVFPTGSQSEILNETDAQNGAWSTQAVESQNEKQSQQSTISEDRFAHTWKLCNATAGPDYIPCLDNWQIIRRLPSTKHYEHRERHCPEEAPTCLVPIPEGYRRSVKWPKSREKIWYYNVPHTKLAVVKGHQNWVKVTGEYLTFPGGGTQFKHGALHYIDFIEESLPDIAWGKRSRVILDVGCGVASFGGYLFERDVLAMSFAPKDEHEAQVQFALERGIPAMLAVMGTKRLPFPSSVFDIVHCARCRVPWHIEGGKFLLELNRVLRPGGYFVWSATPVYQKLPEDVGIWKAMSQLTKSMCWDLMVIKKDKLNGVGAAIFRKPTSNECYNKRTQNEPPLCKESDDPNAAWNVPLEACMHKVPVDASERGYQWPEKWPQRLEKPPYWLNSQVGVYGKAAPEDFAADYKHWKNVVSQSYLNGMGIDWSSVRNIMDMRAVYGGFAAALKDLKVWVMNVVPIDSPDTLPIIYERGLFGMYHDWCESFNTYPRTYDLLHADHLFSSLKKRCNLVPVMAEVDRILRPEGKLIVRDHVEIIGEIESMAKSMNWEIRMIYSKDSEGLLCVRKTNWRPTESELIKSAII